The following are from one region of the Mesorhizobium sp. B2-8-5 genome:
- a CDS encoding sugar ABC transporter ATP-binding protein encodes MRGISKTFPGVKALSNVNFAVKFGTVHAVVGENGAGKSTLMKVLNGSYAPTSGTIKVGGNEVRMRKPADAQALGIRMVHQEINLVPDLTVAENVYLGRMPGKWTWLRKGEMVRKAAAVLKELGAAINPRERLGNLSISQQQLVEIAKAYAAQPRIIVLDEPTSSLSEHETAALFRILRKMRGEGIAIVYISHRLKEVLEIADEVTVLRDGSMIETRPIEGITAAEMIRLMVGREVSNVFPKSPAKIGTSVLRVERIGDGASFRDISFDVRAGEILGLTGLVGAGRSEVARAIFGLSRLAEGSVSVNGRKVVISSPSEAVRAGIAYVPEDRKGDGIVPGMSVRENISLPILRRLTSFGRIRGSADRSLSALYVKQFSISPPDGERRINLLSGGNQQKAVIAKWLAAKPAVLILDEPTRGVDVGAKAEIHHIIGQLVADGMAVVMISSELPEILGVCDRVVVMRDGRASSPLTRAELSEERIMALATGEEAA; translated from the coding sequence ATGCGAGGCATCAGCAAGACCTTTCCGGGCGTGAAGGCGCTGTCGAACGTCAATTTCGCCGTGAAATTCGGCACCGTCCACGCGGTCGTCGGCGAGAATGGCGCCGGCAAGTCGACCCTCATGAAAGTGCTCAACGGCTCATACGCGCCGACCAGCGGCACGATCAAGGTCGGCGGCAATGAGGTGCGCATGCGCAAGCCGGCGGACGCGCAGGCGCTCGGCATCCGCATGGTTCACCAGGAGATCAATCTGGTCCCCGACCTGACTGTAGCAGAGAACGTCTATCTCGGCCGCATGCCCGGCAAATGGACCTGGCTGCGCAAGGGCGAGATGGTCAGGAAGGCCGCGGCGGTTCTCAAGGAACTGGGCGCAGCGATCAATCCGCGCGAACGGCTGGGCAACCTCTCGATCAGCCAGCAGCAACTGGTCGAGATCGCCAAGGCCTATGCCGCCCAGCCTCGCATCATCGTCCTCGACGAGCCGACGTCGTCGCTAAGCGAGCATGAGACGGCGGCGCTCTTCCGCATCCTGCGCAAGATGCGCGGCGAAGGCATCGCCATCGTCTACATCAGCCACCGGCTGAAGGAGGTGCTCGAGATCGCCGACGAGGTCACCGTGCTGCGTGACGGCTCGATGATCGAGACGCGTCCCATCGAGGGGATCACCGCGGCCGAGATGATCCGGCTGATGGTCGGCCGCGAGGTGAGCAACGTCTTTCCCAAGAGCCCGGCCAAGATCGGCACATCGGTGCTGCGTGTCGAACGCATCGGCGACGGCGCGAGCTTCCGCGATATCAGCTTCGACGTGCGGGCAGGCGAGATCCTCGGCTTGACCGGCCTCGTCGGCGCCGGCCGCAGCGAAGTCGCGCGCGCCATCTTCGGCCTGTCGCGTCTGGCCGAGGGAAGCGTCAGCGTCAATGGCCGCAAGGTCGTCATCAGCTCGCCGTCCGAGGCGGTGCGGGCCGGCATCGCCTACGTTCCGGAGGACCGCAAGGGCGACGGCATCGTGCCCGGCATGTCGGTGCGCGAGAACATAAGCCTGCCTATCCTGCGCCGCCTGACCAGCTTCGGGCGCATCAGGGGCAGCGCCGACCGTTCCTTGTCGGCCCTTTACGTCAAGCAATTCTCCATCTCGCCGCCGGATGGCGAGCGGCGCATCAATCTTCTGTCGGGCGGCAACCAGCAGAAGGCGGTCATCGCCAAATGGCTCGCGGCAAAGCCCGCCGTGCTGATCCTCGACGAGCCGACGCGCGGCGTCGACGTCGGCGCCAAGGCGGAGATACATCACATCATCGGCCAGCTCGTCGCCGACGGCATGGCGGTGGTGATGATCTCTTCGGAACTGCCTGAAATCCTCGGCGTGTGCGATCGCGTGGTGGTGATGCGGGACGGCCGCGCATCGTCGCCGCTGACCCGCGCCGAGCTCAGCGAGGAGCGCATCATGGCGCTCGCGACCGGCGAGGAAGCGGCGTGA
- a CDS encoding ATP-binding protein codes for MNISIARFHRDKPILTVPVAGQGGAASNADVTNRKNLLLLIQLRWLAVAGQVLTILVTQYWFAIPLPLTEMAGVVLFLVGLNIFSLVALRGNRRISNAQLFVALIFDMAALTTQLYLSGGASNPFVSLYLLQITLGAALLAPWSTWILVVAASACFVFLIFVFQPIAIPHHGGSDLLALHLRGMFICFVLAAGLIVIFMTRINRNLRERDAYLADLRQRSAEEDHIVRMGLLASGAAHELGTPLSTISVILSDWRQMQGVKRNRELSEDVAEMQAQIERCKSIVTGILMSSGQARGEGTIRTTIRRFLDDLVQEWRSSRQPFKLDYSNGFEPDEQIVSDTALKQVIFNVLDNALEASHDWVGITAERQDGKLVLSVEDRGPGFDKDILAALGQPYMSSKGRPGGGLGLFLVFNVVRKLGGDVSARNMAEGARVTLSLPLAALTDGDDRDI; via the coding sequence ATGAACATCTCGATCGCGCGCTTTCATCGCGACAAACCGATCCTGACGGTTCCGGTCGCCGGGCAGGGAGGCGCCGCCTCGAACGCCGACGTCACGAACAGGAAGAACCTGCTTCTGCTCATCCAGCTGCGCTGGCTGGCGGTGGCGGGGCAGGTGCTGACCATCCTGGTGACGCAATACTGGTTCGCCATCCCTTTGCCGCTCACCGAGATGGCCGGCGTGGTGCTTTTCCTCGTCGGGCTCAACATCTTCAGCCTGGTCGCCCTGCGCGGCAATCGCCGCATCTCCAACGCGCAGCTCTTCGTCGCGCTGATCTTCGACATGGCGGCGCTGACGACGCAGCTTTACCTGAGCGGCGGCGCCTCGAACCCGTTCGTGTCGCTCTATCTGCTGCAGATCACGCTCGGTGCCGCACTGCTGGCGCCATGGTCGACCTGGATCCTGGTGGTGGCCGCCTCGGCCTGTTTCGTCTTCCTCATTTTCGTTTTCCAACCGATCGCGATCCCGCATCATGGCGGCAGCGACCTCCTGGCGCTGCATCTGCGCGGTATGTTCATCTGCTTCGTGCTCGCGGCCGGCCTGATCGTGATCTTCATGACGCGCATCAACCGCAACCTGCGCGAACGCGATGCCTACCTCGCCGACCTGCGCCAGCGTTCGGCCGAGGAAGACCACATCGTGCGCATGGGCCTGCTGGCCTCAGGTGCCGCGCACGAACTCGGTACGCCGCTCTCGACCATATCGGTCATCCTGTCCGACTGGCGCCAGATGCAGGGCGTCAAGCGCAACCGCGAGCTTTCCGAGGACGTGGCCGAGATGCAGGCGCAGATCGAGCGCTGCAAAAGCATCGTCACGGGCATCCTCATGTCCTCCGGCCAGGCGCGGGGCGAGGGCACGATCCGCACCACGATCCGCCGCTTCCTCGACGATCTCGTGCAGGAGTGGCGTTCCAGCCGCCAGCCTTTCAAGCTGGATTACAGCAACGGTTTCGAGCCGGACGAGCAGATCGTATCCGACACGGCGCTGAAGCAAGTGATCTTCAATGTGCTCGACAATGCGCTGGAAGCATCGCACGATTGGGTCGGCATCACTGCCGAGCGGCAGGATGGGAAGCTGGTGCTCTCCGTCGAGGATCGCGGACCGGGTTTCGACAAGGATATTCTGGCCGCGCTCGGCCAGCCCTATATGTCGAGCAAGGGGCGGCCAGGCGGCGGCCTGGGGCTCTTCCTGGTGTTCAATGTGGTGCGCAAGCTCGGCGGCGACGTTTCGGCGCGCAACATGGCCGAGGGCGCCCGCGTTACCCTTTCGCTGCCGCTGGCGGCGCTGACCGATGGAGACGATCGTGACATCTGA
- a CDS encoding SDR family NAD(P)-dependent oxidoreductase, with translation MNRIDLDGQHAVVTGGAQGLGFAMAKRFVASGATVTLWDLDEARLDAARQELGKAATTLVVDIADWDAVDAARARTEEIADKISIVVNSAGIAGPAAPLDVYDVDVWKKIIDINVNGTFYVNRAVVPGMKERNYGRIVNIASVAGKEGNPNAAAYSASKAAVIGLTKSLGKELAQYDIAVNCISPATAQTRILDQLTPEHIEYMRSRIPRGRLLEVDEAAAMVAWLVSKENSFTTASTFDLSGGRTTY, from the coding sequence ATGAACAGGATCGATCTGGACGGTCAGCACGCGGTGGTGACCGGCGGCGCCCAGGGCCTCGGCTTCGCCATGGCCAAGCGCTTCGTCGCCTCGGGCGCCACGGTCACGCTTTGGGATCTCGACGAGGCGCGCCTCGATGCCGCCAGACAGGAGCTCGGCAAGGCCGCCACGACGCTGGTGGTCGATATCGCCGACTGGGACGCGGTCGATGCAGCCCGCGCCAGGACCGAGGAGATCGCCGACAAGATCTCCATCGTGGTGAACTCCGCCGGCATCGCCGGCCCGGCGGCGCCGCTCGATGTCTATGACGTCGACGTCTGGAAGAAGATCATCGACATTAACGTCAACGGCACATTCTACGTCAACCGCGCCGTCGTGCCCGGCATGAAGGAGCGCAATTACGGCCGCATCGTCAACATCGCTTCGGTGGCCGGCAAGGAAGGCAACCCGAATGCCGCCGCCTATTCGGCCTCGAAGGCAGCTGTCATCGGCCTGACGAAGTCGCTCGGCAAGGAGCTGGCGCAATACGACATCGCCGTGAACTGCATTTCGCCGGCAACCGCGCAGACACGCATCCTCGACCAACTGACGCCCGAGCATATCGAATACATGCGCTCGCGCATTCCGCGCGGCCGCCTGCTCGAAGTCGACGAAGCCGCCGCGATGGTCGCGTGGCTGGTCTCGAAGGAAAACAGCTTCACCACCGCCTCGACATTCGACCTGTCGGGCGGGCGCACCACCTACTGA
- the doeB gene encoding N(2)-acetyl-L-2,4-diaminobutanoate deacetylase DoeB, whose translation MSALRPSPITPTVDFERDGVQHGFLRLPYSRDDSAWGSVMIPVCVLRNGKGSTALLTGGNHGDEYEGPLALYELARTLDPKNVSGTVIIVPAMNYPAFRAGTRTSPIDKGNMNRSFPGRPDGTVTEKIADYFQRELLPRADIVFDFHSGGKTLDFVPFCAAHTLPDKAQEKKAFAAVEAFSAPFSMRMTEIDAVGMYDTAAEEMGKVFVTTELGGGGTSRAETVRIARRGILNVLRHAGIVDGAVEKSRTQWLDMPSGDCFAFAEEDGMIETMVDLGEPVEDGQVVARIHPVGRTGQAPREIRARMSGLLAARHFPGLVKAGDCVSVLGAAVRG comes from the coding sequence ATGTCCGCTTTGCGTCCGTCGCCGATCACACCGACCGTCGACTTCGAGCGCGACGGCGTCCAGCATGGCTTCCTGCGCCTGCCCTACAGCCGCGACGATTCCGCCTGGGGCTCGGTGATGATCCCGGTCTGTGTCCTGCGCAACGGCAAGGGCTCGACGGCGCTACTGACCGGCGGCAATCACGGCGACGAATACGAGGGGCCGTTGGCGCTCTACGAACTCGCGCGTACCCTCGACCCGAAAAATGTCTCAGGCACGGTCATCATCGTGCCGGCGATGAACTATCCGGCGTTCCGCGCCGGCACGCGCACCTCGCCGATCGACAAGGGCAATATGAACCGCTCCTTCCCCGGCCGCCCGGACGGCACGGTGACGGAGAAGATCGCCGACTATTTCCAGCGCGAGCTGTTGCCGCGCGCGGACATCGTCTTCGACTTCCATTCCGGCGGCAAGACGCTGGATTTCGTGCCCTTCTGCGCCGCACACACGCTACCGGACAAGGCGCAGGAGAAGAAGGCCTTCGCCGCGGTCGAGGCTTTCTCGGCGCCATTCTCGATGCGCATGACCGAGATCGACGCGGTCGGCATGTACGACACGGCCGCCGAGGAGATGGGCAAGGTCTTCGTCACCACCGAGCTCGGCGGCGGCGGAACGTCTCGCGCCGAGACGGTGCGGATTGCCAGGCGCGGCATCCTCAACGTGCTGCGCCATGCCGGCATCGTCGATGGTGCGGTCGAGAAGAGCAGAACCCAGTGGTTGGACATGCCTTCCGGCGATTGCTTCGCCTTCGCCGAGGAGGACGGCATGATCGAGACGATGGTCGATCTCGGCGAGCCCGTGGAGGACGGCCAGGTTGTGGCGCGCATCCATCCAGTCGGGCGCACCGGACAGGCGCCGCGGGAGATCAGGGCCAGGATGTCGGGGCTGCTCGCCGCGCGTCACTTCCCGGGCCTGGTCAAGGCGGGCGACTGCGTCTCGGTGCTGGGCGCGGCCGTTCGGGGATAA
- a CDS encoding L-rhamnose mutarotase, translating into MKRMGLCIGLKAEAIEEYKRVHAAVWPDVLEVVSRANIRNYSIFLREPENLLFACWEYHGDDFASDAARMGESAAMRKWWELCDPMQQPLATRAQGEWWAAMEEVFHLD; encoded by the coding sequence ATGAAGAGAATGGGGCTTTGCATCGGCCTGAAGGCCGAGGCGATCGAGGAATACAAGCGCGTCCATGCCGCGGTGTGGCCCGACGTGCTCGAAGTCGTCAGCCGCGCCAACATAAGGAACTACTCCATCTTCCTGCGCGAGCCGGAGAACCTGCTGTTCGCCTGTTGGGAATATCACGGCGACGATTTCGCCTCCGATGCCGCGCGGATGGGGGAATCGGCCGCGATGCGCAAATGGTGGGAATTGTGCGACCCCATGCAGCAACCCTTGGCCACCCGCGCGCAAGGCGAGTGGTGGGCGGCGATGGAGGAAGTCTTCCACCTGGACTGA
- a CDS encoding response regulator transcription factor, giving the protein MTSDRSLFVVEDDATFARTLKRSFEKRDYDVVVCHDREALLVALETAVPVYAVVDLKLGAGSGLECVKLLSARNPSMRIVVLTGFASIATAVEAIKLGACHYLAKPANTDDIEAAFGRAEGDVSVPLTSRPTSIKNLEWERIHETLVETGFNISETARRLGLHRRTLARKLEKRVVQ; this is encoded by the coding sequence GTGACATCTGATCGATCCTTGTTTGTCGTGGAGGACGACGCAACCTTCGCGCGGACGCTCAAGCGTTCCTTCGAAAAGCGCGATTACGATGTCGTGGTCTGCCACGACCGCGAGGCGCTGCTCGTCGCGCTGGAAACGGCCGTTCCGGTCTACGCCGTCGTCGATCTCAAGCTCGGAGCGGGATCGGGTCTCGAATGCGTCAAACTGCTCAGCGCCCGCAATCCGTCGATGCGGATCGTCGTGCTGACGGGATTTGCCAGCATCGCCACGGCTGTCGAGGCGATCAAGCTCGGCGCCTGCCATTATCTGGCCAAGCCCGCCAACACCGATGACATCGAAGCCGCCTTCGGCCGCGCCGAGGGCGACGTTTCGGTGCCGCTCACCAGCCGCCCCACCTCGATCAAGAACCTCGAATGGGAGCGCATCCACGAAACGCTGGTTGAGACCGGCTTCAACATCTCCGAAACCGCGCGCCGGCTCGGCCTGCACCGGCGCACGCTCGCCCGCAAGCTCGAGAAGCGCGTGGTGCAGTAG
- a CDS encoding GntR family transcriptional regulator, whose translation MDLDPSTLNRALPLRDQIYNKIRNLIVVGQLKPGEIINEVAIAEALGVSRTPVREAVKRISDEGLVKILAQSGTYVAPISRADLEEAYVIRRALEMESARRAAAKMTPQAAELLEDNMAAHKLAISRGRYAVAIQLDDVFHRTIAEICGLPAIWRVVDISKAQMDRGRYLAIPKPGYGEQTIEQHEAILDALKRQDAEGAAQAMESHLETSFRNTLEVAAELLG comes from the coding sequence ATGGATCTAGACCCTTCGACCCTCAATCGGGCCCTGCCGCTGCGCGACCAGATCTACAACAAGATCCGTAACCTGATCGTCGTCGGACAGCTGAAGCCGGGCGAGATCATCAATGAAGTTGCGATTGCCGAGGCGCTCGGCGTATCGCGCACGCCGGTGCGCGAGGCGGTCAAGCGCATCAGCGACGAAGGGCTGGTCAAGATCCTGGCGCAGAGCGGCACCTATGTGGCGCCGATCAGCCGCGCCGATCTCGAGGAAGCCTATGTCATCCGCCGGGCGCTGGAGATGGAAAGCGCCAGGCGTGCCGCGGCCAAGATGACGCCGCAGGCAGCCGAACTCCTTGAAGACAACATGGCCGCTCACAAGCTCGCCATTTCGCGTGGACGCTATGCCGTCGCGATCCAGCTCGACGACGTCTTCCACCGCACCATAGCCGAGATCTGCGGCCTACCGGCGATCTGGCGGGTGGTCGACATCTCCAAGGCGCAGATGGATCGCGGCCGCTATCTCGCGATCCCCAAGCCCGGCTATGGCGAGCAGACGATCGAGCAGCACGAGGCCATTCTCGACGCGCTCAAGCGTCAGGACGCCGAGGGCGCCGCGCAGGCGATGGAGAGCCACTTGGAGACATCCTTCCGCAACACGCTAGAAGTCGCCGCCGAGCTCCTCGGCTAG
- a CDS encoding UxaA family hydrolase, producing the protein MARFIKLSHADNILLTVDPLATGEKAGDVAARARIPRGHKMAIRDIAADEPIVKYGQTIGFARGAIAAGDWVHEHNVYLRDFERDYSYGADASQTAMLPDGERATFMGYRRPNGKVGTRNYIATLTSVNCSASVARFIAEEVNRSGILRDYPNVDGIISLVHGTGCGIDTKGPAYDLLKRTQWGFATNPNVGGVLMVGLGCEAFQIPRWMQSYDIEESATFRTMTIQETGGTRKTVDAGVKAIVEMLPIVNAARRTPQPASELVLALQCGGSDGYSGISANPALGAAVDLLVAQGGTAVLSETPEIYGAEHLLTRRAESRAVGEKLIERIRWWEDYTARHDMEMNNNPSPGNKLGGLTTILEKSLGASAKGGTTNLRAVLEYADPINERGLVFMDTPGYDPVSATGQVAGGANILCFTTGRGSAFGCKPTPSIKLASNSFIFEQMRDDMDINCGDILDGVTLARKGEEIFAEILRVASGGRTRSEALGYGDNEFVPWSLGATM; encoded by the coding sequence ATGGCACGCTTCATCAAGCTTTCGCATGCGGACAACATCCTGCTCACGGTCGATCCGCTAGCGACCGGCGAGAAGGCCGGCGACGTCGCGGCGCGGGCCCGAATCCCGCGCGGACATAAGATGGCCATACGCGACATCGCCGCGGACGAGCCAATCGTGAAGTACGGCCAGACCATCGGCTTCGCGCGCGGAGCGATCGCGGCCGGGGACTGGGTGCACGAGCACAATGTCTACCTGCGCGATTTCGAGCGGGACTACAGCTATGGCGCGGACGCCAGCCAAACGGCGATGCTTCCCGACGGCGAACGGGCGACCTTCATGGGGTATCGCAGGCCGAACGGCAAAGTCGGCACGCGCAACTATATCGCCACGCTGACCTCGGTGAACTGCTCGGCCAGCGTCGCGCGCTTCATCGCCGAGGAGGTCAACCGCTCCGGTATCTTGCGCGACTATCCCAATGTCGACGGCATCATCTCGCTCGTCCATGGCACCGGCTGCGGCATCGACACCAAGGGCCCGGCTTACGATCTCCTGAAGCGTACGCAATGGGGGTTCGCCACCAATCCCAATGTCGGCGGCGTGCTGATGGTCGGGTTGGGCTGCGAGGCCTTCCAGATCCCGCGCTGGATGCAGTCCTACGACATCGAGGAGAGCGCCACCTTCCGCACAATGACGATCCAGGAAACCGGCGGCACGCGCAAGACGGTCGATGCCGGCGTGAAGGCGATCGTCGAGATGCTGCCGATCGTCAACGCCGCGCGGCGCACGCCGCAACCGGCCTCCGAACTGGTGCTGGCGCTGCAATGCGGCGGCTCGGACGGCTATTCCGGCATCAGCGCCAATCCGGCGCTCGGCGCGGCGGTGGACCTGCTCGTCGCGCAGGGCGGGACCGCCGTCCTTTCGGAGACACCCGAGATCTACGGCGCGGAACATCTTCTGACCCGCCGCGCCGAAAGCCGGGCGGTCGGTGAAAAGCTGATCGAGCGCATCCGCTGGTGGGAGGATTACACCGCCAGGCACGACATGGAGATGAACAACAATCCCTCGCCCGGCAACAAGCTGGGGGGATTGACGACCATCCTGGAGAAGTCGCTCGGCGCGTCGGCCAAGGGCGGCACCACCAACCTGCGCGCGGTGCTGGAATATGCCGACCCGATCAACGAGCGCGGCCTCGTCTTCATGGACACGCCAGGCTACGACCCGGTCTCGGCCACCGGCCAGGTCGCCGGCGGCGCCAACATATTGTGCTTCACCACCGGGCGCGGCTCGGCCTTCGGCTGCAAGCCGACACCTTCGATCAAGCTCGCCTCCAACTCGTTCATCTTCGAACAGATGCGCGACGACATGGACATCAACTGCGGCGACATACTGGACGGCGTGACGCTGGCACGGAAGGGCGAGGAAATCTTCGCGGAGATCCTGCGGGTGGCTTCCGGCGGACGCACCAGGTCCGAGGCGCTTGGCTATGGCGACAATGAATTCGTGCCGTGGAGCCTCGGCGCCACCATGTAA
- a CDS encoding ABC transporter permease, producing the protein MTDAAMEISGVNRNDRFTRGSRLVDLLSKAGLVLAILAVILYGSFASPAFFTAGNMLNVLTSMSIVGIVVVGMTFVLVVGGLADLSVPATIACGAILSLGLQPLIGPVPAFVLAVALAGLIGLLNGVLVGYVGINPIIATLGVGTIGLGIVQAAVGGVIVYGSNTASAEFAKGRLLGIPVVVLIFLAVALIGHFALSRSFWGRWTLATGGNYSAAEASAVPVKAVKAGAFVITALASGISGGLLGLTLQSARPLIGSGYEFSAITAVVVGGVSIIGGFGSVPRAIAGLVFVQLLTNVMVLQGVRTPIQGFVLGTLIVGAVGMDAALRKRGVA; encoded by the coding sequence GTGACGGACGCGGCCATGGAGATCAGCGGCGTGAACCGCAACGACCGTTTTACGCGCGGCAGCAGGCTCGTCGATCTGCTGTCGAAGGCCGGCCTTGTGCTGGCCATCCTCGCGGTCATCCTCTACGGCTCGTTCGCCAGCCCGGCCTTCTTCACCGCCGGCAATATGCTCAACGTGCTGACGTCGATGTCGATCGTCGGCATCGTCGTGGTCGGCATGACCTTCGTGCTGGTGGTCGGCGGCCTGGCGGACCTGTCGGTGCCCGCCACCATCGCTTGCGGCGCGATCCTTTCGCTGGGGCTGCAGCCGCTGATCGGCCCCGTGCCGGCCTTCGTCCTTGCCGTGGCGCTGGCCGGGCTGATCGGCCTGCTCAACGGCGTTCTCGTCGGCTATGTCGGCATCAATCCGATCATCGCCACGCTTGGCGTGGGAACCATCGGCCTCGGCATCGTCCAGGCCGCGGTCGGCGGCGTCATCGTCTACGGCTCGAACACCGCCTCCGCCGAATTCGCCAAGGGCCGGCTGCTCGGCATCCCGGTCGTGGTGCTGATCTTCCTGGCCGTCGCGCTGATCGGCCATTTCGCGCTTTCCAGGTCCTTCTGGGGACGCTGGACGCTGGCGACCGGCGGCAATTACAGCGCCGCCGAGGCCAGCGCCGTGCCCGTCAAGGCGGTTAAGGCCGGCGCCTTCGTGATCACCGCGCTCGCGTCCGGCATCAGCGGCGGCCTGCTTGGCCTGACCCTGCAGAGCGCGCGGCCGCTGATCGGCTCCGGCTACGAATTCAGCGCCATCACGGCGGTTGTCGTCGGCGGCGTCTCGATCATCGGCGGCTTCGGCTCGGTGCCGAGGGCCATCGCCGGGCTCGTCTTCGTGCAACTCCTCACCAATGTCATGGTGCTGCAGGGCGTGCGCACGCCGATCCAGGGTTTTGTGCTGGGCACCCTGATCGTCGGCGCGGTCGGCATGGACGCCGCGCTGCGCAAGCGGGGAGTGGCATGA
- a CDS encoding ABC transporter permease produces MMRLLVLASQYRVLIILGLTLVVSALVVPGYLAPSTLGLGLDRAATIGLIAIGLTLLLIAGQIDLSGGAVFALAGIVSVILQREIGILPAALVGILVGAVAGAINGALVVGLKVNSLVLTLATMLIFRSLAHWVTNSQPVTGTDIMLSLALAKIYLEIFTIRSALFIVLIVLLHVWLTRTIPGRNVFAVGSNPAAAKESGIASDRIVFLGFVFAGTLAGLAGVLQSLVTNTGSPVFGSELTVAVIAAVVVGGTRLEGGRGSALGTLGGVLTIGSLTIAMEFQSIPAYVQQVVSGLILILLVVLDRAVTTKGRAPGTRPALVRDKPITQGGNV; encoded by the coding sequence ATGATGCGCCTCCTGGTCCTTGCCTCGCAATATCGCGTTCTCATCATCCTCGGTCTGACGCTTGTCGTCTCGGCGCTGGTCGTGCCGGGTTATCTGGCGCCTTCGACGCTCGGCCTCGGCCTCGACCGGGCCGCGACCATCGGCCTGATCGCCATCGGCCTGACCTTGCTTCTGATCGCGGGTCAGATCGATCTCTCCGGCGGCGCGGTGTTCGCGCTGGCCGGCATCGTCTCGGTCATCCTGCAGCGCGAGATCGGCATTCTGCCCGCGGCGCTCGTCGGCATCCTTGTCGGCGCCGTCGCCGGCGCGATCAACGGCGCCTTGGTCGTCGGGCTGAAGGTCAATTCGCTGGTGCTGACCCTGGCCACGATGCTGATCTTCCGCTCGCTCGCGCATTGGGTCACCAACAGCCAGCCGGTGACCGGCACCGACATCATGCTGTCGCTGGCGCTGGCCAAGATCTATCTTGAGATATTCACCATCCGCAGCGCGCTGTTCATCGTCCTGATCGTGTTGCTGCATGTCTGGCTGACGCGCACCATCCCGGGCCGCAACGTCTTTGCCGTCGGCTCCAATCCTGCGGCCGCCAAGGAAAGCGGCATCGCCTCGGACCGCATCGTCTTTCTCGGCTTCGTCTTCGCCGGCACGCTGGCCGGCCTCGCGGGCGTCCTCCAGAGCCTCGTCACCAACACCGGTTCGCCCGTCTTCGGCTCGGAACTGACGGTCGCCGTTATTGCCGCCGTCGTCGTCGGCGGAACCCGCCTCGAAGGCGGCAGGGGATCCGCGCTCGGCACGCTGGGCGGCGTGCTGACGATCGGCTCGCTGACCATCGCGATGGAGTTCCAGTCCATACCCGCATACGTCCAGCAGGTCGTGTCCGGGCTGATTCTGATCCTGCTCGTCGTGCTCGATCGGGCCGTTACCACCAAGGGCAGGGCTCCGGGCACGCGCCCTGCGCTCGTTCGCGACAAACCAATCACTCAAGGAGGAAACGTATGA
- a CDS encoding sugar ABC transporter substrate-binding protein, with translation MIGKKSMLKIAAVALLSSTGWASAKTVCYVTAADSHAYATPANKALEARAKELGVEILSLSQDFDVQKGTEQLNTCVARKVDGIILWPLDPQAYIPGLARAQQANIPAILINSPMSDDAKPFIKSFTGPDVYEEGKLAADSLSKALGGKGSVVIIAGQAGNGTTIGRVNGFTDRLKETNADIKVLDTVNADFDQQKALVVSRDLITRFGDQITGVYANDDTMARGFIDAWKEANPSKPTPPIVGINGQKDAFESIKSGEMYSTIVQSPVEDGRLAINTMAEIIDGKEVKDRLPIPLTVVTKDNVGSVEPAF, from the coding sequence ATGATTGGCAAGAAAAGCATGCTCAAGATCGCCGCCGTGGCGCTCTTGTCCTCGACCGGATGGGCCAGCGCCAAGACCGTCTGCTACGTCACGGCGGCGGATTCGCATGCCTACGCGACGCCGGCCAACAAGGCGCTCGAGGCCCGCGCCAAGGAGCTTGGCGTCGAGATCCTCAGCCTCAGCCAGGACTTCGACGTACAGAAGGGCACCGAGCAGCTCAACACCTGCGTGGCGCGCAAGGTCGACGGCATCATCCTGTGGCCGCTCGACCCGCAGGCCTACATCCCGGGCCTTGCCCGCGCGCAGCAGGCGAACATCCCGGCGATCCTCATCAACTCGCCGATGAGCGACGATGCCAAGCCGTTCATCAAGTCCTTCACCGGACCGGACGTCTATGAGGAAGGCAAGCTGGCGGCGGATTCGCTGAGCAAGGCGCTGGGCGGCAAGGGCTCGGTGGTCATCATCGCCGGCCAGGCCGGCAACGGCACCACCATCGGCCGCGTCAACGGTTTCACCGACCGCCTCAAGGAAACCAACGCCGACATCAAGGTGCTCGATACGGTCAACGCCGACTTCGACCAGCAGAAGGCGCTGGTCGTCAGCCGCGACCTGATCACCCGCTTCGGCGACCAGATCACCGGCGTCTACGCCAATGACGACACCATGGCGCGCGGCTTCATCGACGCCTGGAAGGAAGCCAATCCGTCCAAGCCGACGCCGCCGATCGTCGGCATCAACGGTCAGAAGGATGCGTTCGAGTCGATCAAGAGCGGCGAGATGTACTCGACCATCGTGCAGTCGCCGGTCGAGGACGGCCGCCTCGCGATCAACACCATGGCCGAGATCATCGACGGCAAGGAGGTCAAGGACCGGCTGCCGATCCCGCTGACGGTCGTCACCAAGGACAATGTCGGCTCGGTCGAACCGGCATTCTGA